A segment of the Buchnera aphidicola (Mindarus abietinus) genome:
TTGATGTTTTTATGTTATGGATATGGAAAATATAAGGAGGAAAATAAAAATAGTACTCATTATGAACAGTTAAAATTATTTCAAACTTGGGGAGTGCCTATTAATAATTTAGAATTACATTCTAAAGTTTCGGATATTTTTTTATTTTATGATAATGTTTATAAAAATAGAAATTTATTAGATTTTGAAATTGATGGAATTGTAATAAAAGTTAATTCATTAAAATTACAAAATATATTGGGGAATAATAGAAAGTTTCCGAAGTGGGCAATAGCTTTTAAATTTCCTTCAGAAAAAAAGAGTACAACATTAATAAGAGTTGACTTTAAAGTGGGAAGAACAGGTGTAATTACTCCTGTTGCAAAAATTAAGCCTATTTATTTATCAAATGTTTTAATTAAGAATGTTTCTCTATATAATGAAAATCAAATTAAAAAATTTAATTTACATTTAAATGATCGAGTCGTAGTTTGTCGATCCGGAGATGTAATTCCAAAAATAACTGATGTTTTAGTTAAATATAGAGAAAAAAACTATAAAAAAATAATTTTTCCTAAAAGATGTCCAGATTGTAACTCAAAAATTAAAAAATTGAATGAGAACAGTATTTCTTCTTGTACAGGAGGATTAAAATGTTCGACACAGTTTAAAAAATCAATTTTTCATTTTTTTTCAAAAGAAGCGTTAAATGTTAGAGGTTTAGGAAGTAAAACTATAGAAATTTTAATCCAGTCTAAAATTATTCAAAAAATTTCAGATTTTTTTATTTTAGATATTAATAAATTATCAAAAATAAAAAATTTTGGAAGACAGTCTGCTAATAATCTTATTCAAAATGTATTAAAATCAAAAAAAACAACTCTATCTCGTTTTCTATATGGTTTAGGAATCTTTGATATTGGAATAGTTACTGCAAAAAATATTTCTTTTCATTTTAAAAGTATTGAAAAAATAATGTCTGCTACTTTAGAAGAGTTTATATCTATAAAAAATATAGGAAAAGAAATTTCTATAAATGTGTATAATTTTATGCAAAAGGAAAAAAATAGGAACTTAATTCTTAATTTATTAGAACATATATCTTTTTTAGAGGAAGATAATATTAGAAATATAAATCAAGAAAAATATAAAAATTTTATTTTTTTTCAAAAAAAAATAGTTCTTACAGGAAAATTTAAGATAAATAAGAGAACATGGATAGAAAAAAAATTAGTTTCTTTAGGAGCTAAGGTTGAAAAAAAATTATCAAAAAAAACAAATTTTTTAATTTTTGGAGAAAAACCTGGAAATAAGATTGTTCAAGCTCAAGGCATGAGTATTAAATTAATTGATGAGAAAAGATTATATTTAGAAATGAATAAGTATATTAAATAATATTTTTTGGGTCGTGCAGGATTCGAACCTGCGACCAATTGATTAAAAGTCAACTGCTCTACCAACTGAGCTAACGACCCTTGAAAAAAATAGATTTTATAACTATAAAATAATAGGTGATGACAGATTCGAACTGCCGACTTCCTCCGTGTAAAGGAGGCGCTCTACCAACTGAGCTAATCACCCAATATAACTATTATAAATACAAAAAAAAATGAGTCAATAATTATTTGAAATATAATATTTTTTTATTAAGAAAATAAAGATTAAAAAGATAAAAATTTTTTAAGAAAATTTTTTTTGTAATATTTTTTCTAAAAAAAAGAGAATTTCATGAAAATAAGAACAAGATTTGCCCCTAGTCCGACTGGATTTTTACATATTGGAGGAGCTAGAACCGCTTTATATTCTTGGTTATTTGCTAGAAGATATCAAGGATCTTTTATATTGAGGATAGAAGACACTGACGTTAAACGTTTATCATCTAATTCGATTAATTCAATTATAGATGGTTTAAATTGGTTAGGTATAACTTGGGATGAAGGCCCTTTTTTTCAAACAAAAAAATTATCTTATTATTGCGGTATTATTCAATCTATGATTTTTAGTGGTCAAGCATATAAATGTTATTGTTCAAAGGAACGATTAAAAAATGTTAGAGAATCACAGATGTCGCAAAATAAAAAACCTAAATATGATGGTAAATGTAGAAAAAATAAAACATCGTATAAAAATAATCAACCTTATGTTGTTAGATTCCGAAATCCTTTAAAAGGTTCAGTTATAGTTAAGGATGAGATAAGAGGAAAAATA
Coding sequences within it:
- the ligA gene encoding NAD-dependent DNA ligase LigA, whose translation is MKKKISYYNYKYFTLNESVISDIKYDYLMKKLYLLEKKYNFLKSKNSISTKIGGPLSIDHKPIKHIVPMLSLDNIYDKKEYLLFDKKIRNNINIVNKKIFFCCELKLDGLALNIMYRKGILTWASTRGNGIYGEDVTENVKRISSIPQQLIGENIPEEIEIRGEVFIPLKDFLNLNQRMLSNNQKVFSNPRNAASGSLRQHDPDVVTERNLMFLCYGYGKYKEENKNSTHYEQLKLFQTWGVPINNLELHSKVSDIFLFYDNVYKNRNLLDFEIDGIVIKVNSLKLQNILGNNRKFPKWAIAFKFPSEKKSTTLIRVDFKVGRTGVITPVAKIKPIYLSNVLIKNVSLYNENQIKKFNLHLNDRVVVCRSGDVIPKITDVLVKYREKNYKKIIFPKRCPDCNSKIKKLNENSISSCTGGLKCSTQFKKSIFHFFSKEALNVRGLGSKTIEILIQSKIIQKISDFFILDINKLSKIKNFGRQSANNLIQNVLKSKKTTLSRFLYGLGIFDIGIVTAKNISFHFKSIEKIMSATLEEFISIKNIGKEISINVYNFMQKEKNRNLILNLLEHISFLEEDNIRNINQEKYKNFIFFQKKIVLTGKFKINKRTWIEKKLVSLGAKVEKKLSKKTNFLIFGEKPGNKIVQAQGMSIKLIDEKRLYLEMNKYIK